CTGCCTTCACAACGGCGTTGATCGCAGTCTTGCCGTAACGCGCTGCTCGCGCGCATCGAGGGCGGGGGAACGCCGCAGCCCGCCTGACCGTTCGGGCTGTTGTGCCGCCTTGAACCATCGGCGTCCTCGCTCTATGGCTCCGCTGAACAGGAGAGTTCCATGATCGCCCTCGGCATCATCATCGGTTTCGTCGTCGTCCTCGCCGCCATCAACGCGTTCGAGTTCGGCCGGGTTGACTGACACGCCCCAGGGGGCGGTCCCGGGCGCGGCGCTGGTCACTGGCGGCGCGCGCCGCATCGGTCGCGCCATCGTGCTGGCGCTCGCCTGCCGTGGCCATGACGTGGCCATCCATCATCGCGAGTCGAAGGACGACGCCGAAGCCGTCGCCGCAGAGGTGCGCGCGCTGGGTCGTCGGGCGACCGTGGTCTCTGCCGACCTGACGGACGAGGTCCAGGTCCGCGCCCTGATCCCCGCCGCCACGGCCGCTCTGGGACCGCTGTCGGTCCTGGTCAACAACGCCTCGGTGTTCGAGGACGACCGTGTAGGATCGTTGACGCGAGAGACCTGGGACATCCACCTTGAGACCAACCTGCGTGCGCCCGTCGTGCTGGCCGAGGCCTTTGCCGCCCAGGCCCCCGACGGCGCGGCCATCGTCAATCTGCTGGACCAGCGGGTCCTGAAACCCGATCCGCGCTTCGTCTCCTATGCGA
This DNA window, taken from Brevundimonas subvibrioides ATCC 15264, encodes the following:
- a CDS encoding SDR family oxidoreductase → MTDTPQGAVPGAALVTGGARRIGRAIVLALACRGHDVAIHHRESKDDAEAVAAEVRALGRRATVVSADLTDEVQVRALIPAATAALGPLSVLVNNASVFEDDRVGSLTRETWDIHLETNLRAPVVLAEAFAAQAPDGAAIVNLLDQRVLKPDPRFVSYAISRNGLWWATRTLAQALAPRIRVNGVGPGPTLKSIHQSDADFEAEAAAVPLGHGASPEEIAEAVLYLVKARSVTGQMIAVDGGQHLAWQTPDILPES